TAGACACGCCCGAAACTTTTTAGCATGTTGGATGGATGGCATGGGGCATAATGTGTAATCATCATTTTTGCATCTATTTCTCACTGAACCCGTGAAATAACTGAAATAAATTAAATGCCAAAAATGCGTTGGTCAAAGAACCTTTTTCGAAATTAACCTACTTTTTTGAACAGGGACACTTTTTCTTTTGTTGAAGACCCACATAGAAGGGATTTTTAGGGACAAAGATTTGTCAGGAATATCTTCGTCCATTCATAGCTCTAAAGGTAATAATCGTGCACCGTGTATTACTGCCAAAATATCTATTTGTTCTGGCTTTATTCGATAAATAATTCGATATGGTTTCTCTATTATTTCCCGTATATCTTCTGTCTCGTACTCTGGCACCGTATGCCCCGACAAAGGAAAGGTAGCAATTTGCTCTGAGCGCCGAGTCAATCTATCGACCGTTCTCTGGGCATATACGGATGAATCTTGCGCAATATACTCGTAAATTGCCAGCAGATGATCTAATGCTGTGTTTGTCCAGTGTATTTTCACTTCGACAATCCAAATTTAGCACGAACATCTTTTACATCAATGGTTCGACCAGTTTCACTATCTTCAAGTCCGGCTTCGATTGCCTGCCGCACATAGATTTTGTACATCAAATCGTCCCATGTTGCATTTTTCGGCAATTGTTCCAAAAGATGATGTGCTTCTTCTTTGATGTCAATAGTTCGCATTAGCAACCTCCTGATTTAATATGTCTGATTGTAGTTTACGAGCTGCATCATTTACTTTAGGTTTTCCTAATGTAAGGAATCCACCTTTTCTCAGTTACGATTCTT
The sequence above is a segment of the Calditrichota bacterium genome. Coding sequences within it:
- a CDS encoding type II toxin-antitoxin system RelE/ParE family toxin, translating into MKIHWTNTALDHLLAIYEYIAQDSSVYAQRTVDRLTRRSEQIATFPLSGHTVPEYETEDIREIIEKPYRIIYRIKPEQIDILAVIHGARLLPLEL